In Neospora caninum Liverpool complete genome, chromosome Ib, one DNA window encodes the following:
- a CDS encoding putative mitochondrial carrier domain-containing protein, with protein sequence MPLCYCSADYLSASRLVQLEPSGGECATATTRARALQALEATEESVLKRVQEAGNSLCCLRRRAWVAACRAAQTLAPRSRFAKRLTSTLVTRLTIQSLLYPIDVVRCRRAQGMAFKDIPVGALYNGCLSILAMSEVPYCVLCVTLQTQAQKLLSRHAGKLPTVANLFLSAIAADSVGSVYKTPFDCAKRLLQRGKATSAQEALTTVLRDDPSTLKTTYRGFYAQVLRDATHRVLNGHTMQALRRVIAARQQAQQGPRRPLQSGIVAKAAEKMRLTPGEDSPQMSLKPRGEGKLNWARDLLVHGMHGPLTAVRSLATRLTNVRQANRRRQGDAQVEEHADIAVEQAGRNPSAPATPAGTLSPPSAAPVTLGVGLLSGAFTSFATSPLEAARRYIVEKSKEDPEAGPATRLQGILGVCRALYELAEQEGVLSGWFKNAPTRMLIANEGIKEPKASHYRVTECDEGGDMHMITRVTTKT encoded by the exons ATGCCGCTCTGTTACTGCTCTGCGGATTATCTgtctgcgtctcgtctcgtGCAGCTCGAACCCAGCGGCGGCGAGTGTGCGACGGCGACTACTCGGGCGCGAGCTCTGCAAGCGCTGGAGGCTACGGAGGAATCTGTTCTGAAGCGCGTCCAAGAGGCTG GAAACTCACTTTGTTGCCTGAGACGACGCGCGTGGGTAGCAGCCTGTCGAGCAGCACAGACCCTCGCGCCCCGGAGCCGCTTTGCGAAACGCCTGACGTCTACTCTTGTGACGCGCCTAACTATTCAGTCTCTCCTCTATCCTATCG ATGTTGTTCGCTGCCGCCGGGCGCAAGGCATGGCATTCAAG GACATCCCGGTTGGAGCCCTCTACAACGGCTGCCTGTCCATTCTCGCCATGTCCGAGGTGCCCTACTGCGTGCTGTGCGTTACCCTTCAAACGCAGGCCCAGAAACTGCTATCTCGGCACGCCGGAA AGCTTCCCACGGTGGCAAATTTATTCCTCAGTGCCATCGCTGCGGATAGTGTGGGCAGTGTGTATAAAACTCCGTTCGATTGCGCCAAGAGACTTCTGcaacgaggaaaagcgacgTCCGCCCAAGAG GCGTTGACCACAGTCCTGCGAGACGACCCCTCCACGCTGAAGACGACATATCGGGGCTTCTATGCGCAAGTCCTCCGGGACGCCACCCACCGAGTGCTGAACGGACATACGATGCAGGCGCTTCGGCGGGTGATTGCTGCCAGACAGCAAGCGCAGCAGGGCCCTCGACGACCGTTGCAGTCTGGGATCGTCGCGAAAGCAGCGGAAAAAATGCGCCTCACACCTGGGGAAGACAGCCCCCAGATGAGTTTGAAGCCGAGAGGTGAAGGGAAACTCAACTGGGCAAGAGATTTGCTCGTACATGGCATGCACGGACCACTAACCGCTGTGCGAAGCCTAGCAACGAGACTCACGAACGTGAGGCAAGCAAACAGGAGACGCCAGGGAGACGCCCAGGTAGAAGAACATGCCGACATTGCAGTCGAACAGGCGGGAAGAAATCCTTCCGCTCCTGCTACTCCAGCAGGCACTCTGAG CCCCCCATCGGCAGCGCCGGTGACTCTTGGTGTTGGTCTCCTTTCGGGGGCGTTCACATCCTTCGCGACTTCCCCTCTTGAGGCAGCAAGGCGGTATATCgtggagaaaagcaaagaggaTCCAGAAGCCGGACCGGCTACGAGACTCCAAG GTATTCTCGGTGTCTGCCGAGCTCTTTACGAGCTGGCGGAACAGGAAGGCGTTCTGTCTGGGTGGTTCAAGAACGCACCCACACGAATGCTCATCGCCA ACGAAGGCATCAAGGAGCCGAAAGCCAGCCACTACCGAGTTACGGAATGTGATGAGGGCGGCGACATGCACATGATTACACGCGTTACAACCAAAACCTGA
- a CDS encoding ubiquitin-conjugating enzyme, related: MMTPNGRFVTNRRLCLSISDFHPESWNPSWRVETILTGLLSFMIDEDEPVAQGTMGCLTSERRKFAQSSFFCNKRDPAFRRLFPELLDDSKFDPQLGYSLHGHAGAGGETELSSSSSPSSSSCSPPSPSSPSSSRSASLGYISDSGSAGEDASSLLVFPGSSAAQTVTRGCLQNEGSSRASTPARELTQPSNFVGSERVVGDRGKGNYGADLHLLLELLEKSTRDKHSTGAHSVHIWRQNESSSVSNEPARLPGTDVHLTAALLLGGSRTKMPVFDGGLFGRRAGNLGGTTHRGALVGTQTPLAAAAFERNRSINASGHGTPLPPSLHPDETPSCGANRDSTRAVPLVACPPPSSVGCDPSCASQRGAGSVDRDASGGVRAETSHAEKSSTMASCIGPETRTQGVSAREGRSSKGSLLEGSRNKDDKNNGDRLGVEDPEGEAAPRVQGERNGDASETNQHEEAARACLPTPNPLSSYALNRTVPVDKGHLRYSDGGDKDWALQLLKLLQFLKRAEAESRNDTHLRRYLSHLLQTKTLETRDVASFLSRGKETDCVPGAFSPPDERGRSGTRGEARDEGEEGNQALRRPRCEDKHESEGNDAKTEDREDILEKQTASVRHGRQDETRGSKRLVGNAEESNAGVGTKKRPRYSPALASYSGLDEESKGMQKEQITSSTFLP, from the exons ATGATGACACCAAATGGACGCTTCGTGACAAACCGGAGACTGTGCTTGTCCATAAGTGACTTCCACCCA GAATCATGGAACCCATCTTGGCGCGTTGAGACGATTCTGACTGGCCTCCTGAGTTTCATGATTG ACGAAGACGAACCAGTGGCGCAGGGGACTATGGGTTGTTTGACtagcgagagaaggaagttTGCTCAGTCATCTTTCTTCTGTAACAAGCGGGACCCAGCGTTTCGTCGCTTGTTCCCGGAGCTCCTTGACGACAGCAAATTC GACCCGCAGTTAGGGTATTCCCTGCATGGCCATGCTGGAGctggtggagagacagagttAAGCTCgagttcctctccttccagctcttcttgttctcccccctccccttcttccccgtcgtcttctAGATCTGCGTCTCTAGGATACATATCGGATTCGGGGTCTGCTGGGGAAGACGCCTCCAGTCTCCTCGTGTTTCCGGGCTCCAGCGCCGCCCAGACAGTTACACGAGGATGCCTGCAAAACGAGGGGAGTAGTCGCGCCTCCACGCCAGCTAGAGAGTTGACGCAACCAAGCAATTTTGTAGGCAGTGAACGGGTTGTaggcgacagaggaaagggaaattATGGTGCAGACCTACACCTGTTGCTTGAGCTTTTGGAGAAGAGTACCCGAGACAAGCATTCCACAGGCGCCCATAGTGTCCATATTTGGCGACAAAATGAGAGCTCCTCAGTATCGAATGAGCCGGCACGTCTGCCAGGCACGGACGTACACCTGACTGCTGCACTTTTACTAGGAGGCTCGCGGACGAAGATGCCCGTTTTTGACGGCGGTTTGTTTGGTCGGAGAGCGGGGAACCTCGGAGGAACAACTCACAGGGGAGCCTTAGTTGGAACCCAAACGCCTCTGGCTGCTGCCGCCTttgagagaaacagaagcatTAATGCTTCTGGACATGGTACACCACTACCGCCTTCGTTACACCCAGATGAGACGCCGTCTTGTGGGGCGAACAGGGACTCAACGAGGGCTGTACCACTCGTTGCTTGTCCTCCTCCTTCGTCTGTCGGTTGCGATCCGTCGTGTGCATCTCAGCGCGGAGCAGGCAGTGTCGATCGAGACGCCAGTGGAGGTGTCAGAGCCGAGACGTCAcatgcagaaaaaagcagCACTATGGCCTCCTGTATCGGACCGGAAACGCGCACACAAGGCGTAAGtgcacgagaaggaaggtcTTCAAAGGGAAGCCTTCTCGAGGGTTCTCGAAACAAAGATGATAAGAACAACGGGGACCGTTTGGGTGTGGAAGAtccggaaggcgaagctgctCCGCGGGTTCAAGGGGAACGGAACGGTGATGCGTCAGAAACTAACCAACATGAGGAGGCAGCAAGGGCGTGTCTTCCTACGCCCAACCCTCTCTCAAGTTATGCTTTGAACCGTACAGTGCCTGTGGACAAGGGGCACCTACGGTACTCGGACGGAGGTGACAAGGACTGGGCACTGCAGCTCCTGAAACTGCTTCAGTTCCTCAAACGCGCAGAAGCGGAAAGTAGGAATGACACCCATCTTCGTCGATATCTTTCCCATCTGTTGCAAACGAAAACACTTGAAACGCGAGATGTCGCGTCGTTTTTGagcagagggaaagaaacggatTGTGTACCGGGGGCGTTTTCTCCACCCGACGAACGAGGCCGATCCGGTACaaggggcgaggcgcgagacgagggGGAGGAGGGGAACCAGGCTTTAAGGCGCCCTCGGTGTGAAGATAAACATGAGAGTGAGGGAAATGATGCcaagacagaagacagagaggataTCCTAGAAAAGCAGACAGCAAGTGTGCGTCATGGAAGGCAAGACGAAAccagaggaagcaaaaggcTTGTTGGAAATGCAGAAGAAAGTAACGCAGGGGTGGGAACTAAGAAGCGACCGCGGTATTCTCCTGCACTGGCTTCGTACAGTGGCCTGGATGAGGAAAGCAAAGGAATGCAGAAAGAGCAAATAACGAGCTCGACTTTCCTTCCGTAG